The Ptiloglossa arizonensis isolate GNS036 chromosome 2, iyPtiAriz1_principal, whole genome shotgun sequence sequence AgtacaaaacaattttttagGTTATGTACATTTTATCTTGAAttattacgaaaaaaaattatttttcacgcgaTTTAAACGTTTTGTTTACAGCTTTGCGTGGTACTTCTTTTTTCGCACGAAAAAAACCATTCTTGAAGTTTTGACTCTTGTTATACGTGAAATATGTAATAAAGCGAGAACGTTTAATTTTCAGATATTTTCCTTATCCTATTTTACTTGACCGAGAGAGAAAACAGTTTTAATAGTTTTAAAAGTATTGCTGTTGATATCTGTTTAAAACTATCATTCAAACTGTAGGTTTTACAATTTATATCATTTTATGTGCAGTCTGTTGCTGAGTTTTTAAAGGGGTTGCCCTCgcacaatgaaaataatttttctaattttcataCAGACAGTGGAAATAGAACTTGTATAAAAAAACCTTCTGTTTATCTTCCTACAAAAGATCACCCTTCAAAACAAAGTAAGTTTTGATCTTAATACAAGTTAAAATAACAAAACTACAAACAATTTATtatgattataattattattattgttttcagTTATAGTTGCTGAAAAAACAACCATATTATTAAGGTACCTTCACCAGCAATGGGAAAAAAAGGTATAAAttacatattaaaaaaaatatacttcaaGTTGTTACTAGTTTCATAACAAATTTGTCaatgaaatttttcagaatGCTGACAGGAAACGAGATTTTCTATCTGCTAATGGTGATTCTGATGATGATAGTACAACACTTCGTAGCAAAAGGCCGCGTCTTGATTTTAACACCACCCTTTAAAATATATTGCACAATTTTGATTGGCATTGTCCATTGAAATACATTTATACATGATCAAAACACATCACAAAGGCAGTAACATAGAGCAAATATAATTCTGAAATATTACAAACATATCTATGCATTAGAAAGATTATTTCAAAACGTTACTTGTAAATTTGAAATGTATAATTTGTGTTTGTATTAAATGTTGTGTGAAACAATGACCTCTAAAAATGTAGAAAGaacgtttttaaataatatttctttagatatgtaaaattattgtttattgaaaatgaaaattttgcagTGCTCCtttttgtaatatattactTATCTGAAATTACTTTAAAATGCACAATATTTATAAGTGAACATGTTCATTGTCACTTCATTTGATATTGCTATTATTATTGTGTGGTTATTGATTGGAAAGAAgcaaaaatgtatttaaagtaATGTATTTGCATTACTATTCACGAAGTAAGTATTAATATCATTTTAGTTTAAGATACAATGTATCAGAGCATTTATCCTGaagtaattttgtaaattattttacaatacgtGCTTCATACCTATGTTACATACTGTAGTAATAAGTTTTTAATGTatgtttaatttataaaaaaatagatGTAACATAGTACTTTCTATTATTGCGAAAAACTTAGTTTATGTAGCTGATTTATACCTTTCTGACTGTCATTAAAATACAGGTGATAATCTAATAAAATACTAACCTgtataacatttatacatggcaACAATTTACATTTTCACATACTTTAAAAACAAATACATCTTTGGGAATATATAGTATCATTAATTTTATGGAAACAAATATTAATGTTTACTAAAAGAattgtttcatatttttgaTAACAACTCTTTCATTTTAAGACAAAAAACATTTTAAGCCAGTAACATCTTATTTCATTtatacagaaaaatattttaacaaattcttgtttttcaaataaatgtatAGTATATTATTTATGATATTAAATTCTGTATAAAGGACAATTAAAAAGTTAATTACTGTAGTTTTTTTATGTATGtgttcatttttaatttattatatttacagattgtataaattatataatacaatttaaaaGTTGCAAACGGAATTTATAGTCAAGGTAAAAAGTATTTCTGTCTCTTCCCAAAACTCACTTCTTGTTTTTTTAATAGACCTCTACTATTATTCAATGATCCtattaatattgaaacaaatataataaGAGAAAATAACTAAAGTTAGTATACTATATCTTTCGACCTATTCACACTCTTCTCTCTTTGTTTAAAACCACCATTGACATTTTATATCTTTCTTAATATTGGAGCATATGTAATAGGAGACGATAATCAAAGGTAGTGGCACAATAAAATATAGAACATATAGGTTATGTAATTATTAACAGATTTATCGTATCtacaaattattaataacatatcAATACCGAAGAAAAtaggtaaaaatattaaaaggttACTTATATGTAAAAGTTGCttagaatttataatttaaattgcaTCAGCATACATTCAAGAATTGatcgtacgaaataaataagtaaattattcattttcaaacggaggttaaatttatttaaataggcGGGAATGTCTATATCTCTTTCTCGCTACAATCGCTTGCTATCCTTGTCTAGAAAGACCTCTACTGTCGTTCTAAATTCCTATTACAAGATACTGATATTCGCCGAAAATATTTAGGAGCAGATTGATACGAGGACACGTGTGGTAACATTGACGATTGTGAATAAACAAATGcggttacaatttattttcagaattttatttattactctcattaattaataattacatgCACAATTGTTATTAGAACAAGATAATAAACGTTTACTATTtgctttttttaaataacaagtTCAATGTTTATACatactttgaaaaaatatactaaagTTAAAAACTATTATGATTTCAGTTTTGCATTAATGCGCTTCGATTTGCTCCAGATCATTCCAATCAACATTAACATGTTTTAAT is a genomic window containing:
- the LOC143143046 gene encoding DET1- and DDB1-associated protein 1 isoform X2 gives rise to the protein MSVAEFLKGLPSHNENNFSNFHTDSGNRTCIKKPSVYLPTKDHPSKQIIVAEKTTILLRYLHQQWEKKNADRKRDFLSANGDSDDDSTTLRSKRPRLDFNTTL
- the LOC143143046 gene encoding DET1- and DDB1-associated protein 1 isoform X1; the encoded protein is MTSVAEFLKGLPSHNENNFSNFHTDSGNRTCIKKPSVYLPTKDHPSKQIIVAEKTTILLRYLHQQWEKKNADRKRDFLSANGDSDDDSTTLRSKRPRLDFNTTL